A region of the Coriobacteriia bacterium genome:
GCCCCCATGGAGCTCAGCGGCACGTTCGCCACGAGCGCGTCGAGCACGGGATCGTCTTCGTAGTCGCGAAAGCCTACGGGCGCTTTGCCGAAGCTGATGTAATACGGCTCGACGTACTCCTCGCTCACGACACCCACACGCTCGGGCATGCGGCGCAGCGCGCCCATCCGCTCCCTCACGGCCAGGGCGCGCTCCACCTGGCGATCGATCAGAGCGTCGTACTCGTCGAAGCGCTCCGGAGAGAACGGATCCCCATCGAGATAGTCCAGCACGTCCCGCGGCTGGATGCCCACGTTTTTGAGCGCGATGCTCTCGATGAGCCGAAAGATGTCGGCGTCGGTGTAGCTGCGGTAGCCGTTCGCCTCGTCCTGGCGGGGCCGCACGATGCCACGCCGCTCGTAGTAGAGCAGCGTCGCGCGCGACAGGTTGAGCGCCGCGGCAACGTCGCCTATCGAGTATGGCGTCTCGTCCTTGTCGGTCCAACGCAGGTCGACGTCTCTGGCGTCCCCCTCGTGCTCCCCCATAGCGCGTCTCCTCCCCTTGTCCCCTCTCACCAAGATAGGGCGCGGGTCGCAAGCGTTCAATGCCCACAAACCTGCGCAGGCAACCTCACGCAAAAAGGAGCGGATCCCACGTCAGCGGGACCCGCTCCCATCATTCCGATTGCCCAGTAAACAACCTCGGCTTACAGCCCCAGCGCCGCCTTCACGGCCGCCTTCAGGGCGTTGGACGTCACGGTAGCGCCGGACACCGCGTCGACGGCGTCGATCTCGTCGGCGCTGCTCAGGCCCAGGAACTTCAGCGGCAGCTCGTCGATGGCCTTCGTGCCGATGCCCTCCGTCTCGGACTGGCGCGTGACCTCGACCGTCGCGATGCAGCCGTCAGCGTCCGTCGTGACCGCGACCGACACCGTGCCGCCCATGCCGTCGGCCGTGCCCACGAGCATGCCGTCCTCAGAGGCACCCGCGGCGTCATCGGCCACGAGGTCGGTCTCGTCGCCGAGGTGCGCCGGTGTCGACGTCACGAACTCCGCCCCCGGCACGCCCTCGTAGGCGGGCAGCGCCTCCTTGGCCGCAGCGGCGTTGCGCCCGGCGATCTCGCCGAACACGAGGCACTCCGTCACGTTCGTGCCGCCCTGGTACATGTAGGTGGCCAGGCTGCCCAGCTCACCGGCCGCATAGAGGTGCGGGATGGGCGCGTCGGCCATGTCGAGCACCTGCGCCTGGGCGTCGTGCTTGGGGCCGCCCTGCGTGTTGAGGATCGCGTTCTTCAGCGGGATGGCGTAGAACTTCACGCCGTCGAACGGGCGCATCGTCGAGGCGTCGCGGCCGAACTCGTAGTCGTGACCGTTCTCGGCGAAGAAGTTGAAGTCCGCGATCGTCTGGGCAAGCGCCTCTTCGGGCATGTCGAGCGCGGCTGCCATGTCGGCCGCGGTGTCGAACGCCTGCACGTCGCCGGCGAACGACTCGGGGATCACGCCGCCCGCCTCGATGAGGTCGGCCTGCGTCTGGTCGTAGACCGCCCAGAAGCGCTCCGGGAAGCGGGGGTTCTCCCACTGGCCGTTGCCGTTGGGCAGGTGGCCGTGGCGCACGGGCACCGACTCGTTGAGGAAGCGCTTGCCCCACGTGCCGACGAGCATGACGGCTCCGCTGAGCATCTCGCCGTTGTCACCCAGGTTC
Encoded here:
- a CDS encoding MerR family transcriptional regulator, which encodes MGEHEGDARDVDLRWTDKDETPYSIGDVAAALNLSRATLLYYERRGIVRPRQDEANGYRSYTDADIFRLIESIALKNVGIQPRDVLDYLDGDPFSPERFDEYDALIDRQVERALAVRERMGALRRMPERVGVVSEEYVEPYYISFGKAPVGFRDYEDDPVLDALVANVPLSSMGALFFGDYFDLDSRPRFGRTVPVRLAHLVGELPTDLTIMGGCRCVTTVLYQDDIYQRRTQGVTMSGRIQAHLAEHGLTQSGRAFCPYSLLTESRGAYTAVCLPVS